In Brucella melitensis bv. 1 str. 16M, a genomic segment contains:
- a CDS encoding alpha/beta hydrolase, whose amino-acid sequence MPEVIFNGPAGRLEGRYQPSKEKNAPIALILHPHPQFGGTMNNKIVYDLFYMFQQRGFTTLRFNFRGIGRSQGEFDHGAGELSDAASALDWVQALHPDSKTCWVAGYSFGAWIGMQLLMRRPEIEGFISVAPQPNTYDFSFLAPCPSSGLIIHGDQDKVAPPKDVQALVDKLKTQKGITITQKTIASANHFFTGQGEELIEECSEYLDRRLAGELVEARPKRLR is encoded by the coding sequence ATGCCAGAAGTCATTTTCAACGGACCTGCCGGACGCCTCGAAGGCCGCTATCAGCCTTCCAAGGAAAAGAACGCGCCGATCGCACTCATCCTGCATCCGCACCCACAGTTCGGCGGCACGATGAACAACAAGATCGTTTATGATCTTTTCTATATGTTCCAGCAGCGCGGCTTTACCACGCTCCGCTTCAATTTTCGCGGTATCGGGCGCAGTCAGGGCGAGTTCGACCATGGTGCGGGCGAGTTATCGGATGCGGCAAGCGCGCTCGACTGGGTGCAGGCGCTCCATCCCGACTCCAAGACCTGCTGGGTGGCCGGATATTCGTTCGGCGCATGGATTGGCATGCAGCTTCTGATGCGCCGGCCGGAAATCGAAGGCTTTATTTCGGTCGCGCCGCAACCGAACACCTATGATTTTTCATTCCTCGCACCCTGCCCTTCGTCCGGCCTTATCATTCACGGGGACCAGGACAAGGTTGCTCCGCCGAAAGACGTGCAGGCGCTGGTTGACAAGCTCAAGACCCAGAAGGGCATCACCATCACGCAGAAGACCATTGCCAGCGCAAACCACTTCTTTACCGGTCAGGGCGAAGAACTGATCGAGGAATGTTCGGAATATCTGGATCGCCGCCTTGCGGGCGAACTGGTAGAAGCGCGCCCGAAGCGTCTTCGCTAG
- the prfB gene encoding peptide chain release factor 2 (programmed frameshift), protein MRAEIETLVDEIQQAISLLRRHLDWDQAVKRLGYLNQRAEDPTLWNDAQEAQKLMRERQQLEDSINGINHLKQTLNDSVELIAMGEEEGDKSIVEDAEKTIRDLKDEIDRRQIDMLLSGEADANDTYLEVHAGAGGTESQDWASMLLRMYTRWAERNGRKVEVMEVHEGEEAGIKSATILVKGHNSYGMLKTESGVHRLVRISPYDSNARRHTSFASIWVYPVIDDNIEVQVTEADVRIDTYRASGAGGQHVNTTDSAVRITHIATGIVVQCQAERSQHKNREKAWSMLRARLYEEELKKREEATDAANATKTDIGWGHQIRSYVLQPYQLVKDLRTGVESTNPQEVLDGAVTPFMEAALAHRIQGGGEMIEDID, encoded by the exons ATGCGCGCGGAAATCGAGACGCTGGTTGACGAAATCCAGCAGGCCATAAGCCTGCTGAGGAGGCATCTT GACTGGGATCAGGCTGTAAAACGTCTGGGCTATCTCAATCAGAGGGCCGAAGATCCCACGCTATGGAATGATGCTCAGGAAGCTCAGAAGCTGATGCGTGAGCGCCAGCAACTGGAAGACAGTATCAATGGCATCAATCACCTCAAGCAGACGCTGAACGATAGTGTCGAACTCATCGCCATGGGCGAGGAGGAAGGCGACAAGTCGATCGTCGAGGATGCGGAAAAAACCATCCGTGACCTCAAGGATGAGATCGACCGCCGCCAGATCGACATGCTCCTCTCCGGCGAAGCCGATGCGAACGACACCTATCTGGAAGTCCATGCGGGCGCAGGCGGCACGGAAAGCCAGGACTGGGCGTCCATGCTTTTGCGCATGTATACCCGCTGGGCCGAGCGCAACGGGCGCAAGGTGGAGGTCATGGAAGTACATGAAGGCGAAGAAGCGGGCATCAAGTCCGCGACCATTCTCGTCAAGGGGCACAATTCCTATGGCATGTTGAAAACCGAATCCGGCGTGCATCGTCTGGTGCGCATTTCGCCTTATGATTCTAACGCGCGCCGTCATACCTCCTTCGCGAGCATCTGGGTCTATCCTGTCATCGATGACAATATCGAGGTTCAGGTGACGGAGGCGGATGTCCGTATCGACACTTATCGCGCTTCTGGCGCGGGCGGGCAGCACGTCAACACGACCGATTCGGCGGTGCGTATCACGCATATTGCAACCGGCATCGTGGTGCAGTGTCAGGCGGAACGTTCGCAGCACAAGAACCGTGAAAAGGCCTGGTCCATGCTTCGCGCGCGCCTCTATGAAGAGGAGCTGAAAAAGCGCGAAGAGGCTACGGATGCGGCGAATGCCACCAAGACCGATATCGGCTGGGGGCACCAGATTCGCTCCTACGTTCTCCAGCCTTATCAGCTTGTGAAAGATTTGCGCACAGGTGTTGAAAGCACCAACCCGCAGGAAGTGCTGGACGGCGCCGTCACGCCTTTCATGGAGGCCGCTCTTGCCCATCGCATTCAGGGTGGCGGCGAAATGATCGAGGATATCGATTGA
- a CDS encoding SMR family transporter: protein MPVYTFLAIAIFSEVIGTLSLKASEGFSRLGPSIVVVVAYGLAFYFLSLTLKTIPVGVAYAIWSGVGVTLVALIGWLVFGQKLDLPAIVGMGLIIAGVIVLNLLSNTAQH from the coding sequence ATGCCGGTTTATACTTTTCTCGCCATTGCAATCTTTTCCGAAGTCATCGGCACACTAAGCCTCAAGGCATCGGAAGGGTTTTCGCGCCTTGGCCCATCCATCGTGGTGGTGGTCGCCTATGGCCTCGCCTTCTATTTCCTGTCACTAACGCTGAAAACAATCCCGGTCGGTGTCGCCTATGCGATCTGGTCCGGCGTTGGCGTAACGCTGGTGGCGCTCATCGGCTGGCTGGTATTCGGGCAGAAGCTGGATCTTCCCGCAATTGTCGGCATGGGCCTCATCATCGCGGGCGTGATCGTCTTGAATTTGCTTTCCAACACCGCTCAGCATTAG
- the bcp gene encoding thioredoxin-dependent thiol peroxidase produces MAHPQVGDMAPDFTLPSDHGEITLSSLKGHPVVVYFYPKDDTSGCTREAIAFSQLTAEFDRIGVRVIGLSPDSATKHARFRTKHALTVDLVADEDRVALEAYGVWVEKSMYGRKYMGVERTTFLIGADGRIAQVWNKVKVDGHAQAVLEAARRL; encoded by the coding sequence ATGGCTCATCCCCAAGTTGGCGATATGGCACCGGATTTTACCCTACCATCCGACCATGGCGAAATTACCCTGTCATCGCTGAAAGGCCACCCTGTCGTCGTCTATTTCTATCCAAAGGACGACACATCGGGCTGCACCAGGGAAGCCATCGCCTTTTCGCAGTTGACGGCCGAATTCGACAGGATCGGCGTGCGCGTGATCGGTCTTTCACCCGATAGCGCAACGAAACATGCCAGGTTCCGCACCAAACATGCGCTGACGGTGGATCTGGTGGCCGATGAAGATCGCGTGGCGCTTGAAGCCTATGGCGTGTGGGTGGAAAAAAGCATGTATGGACGCAAATATATGGGCGTGGAGCGCACGACCTTTCTGATTGGCGCCGATGGACGCATCGCTCAGGTCTGGAACAAGGTCAAAGTCGATGGACACGCCCAAGCCGTTCTTGAAGCCGCCCGCAGACTCTGA
- a CDS encoding DUF3971 domain-containing protein, protein MKRIERLVAESGEGIVSGSVRSARSIVSRCSHALLSICILLVLLGGVGFVILRGGVNSDLLRDEAQKSLSHILGEGASASIGSAALSRDRNGHVAMEARDVSIVDPKQGVAINGIKSVRLGLAPLPLLTGKLRVAQLEVEGVAFDLPEARGGGFWKSLPYDEKGYVDFDAASGEIFAAMRRSLELLSAQDTRVIRIANSSVSFKVGEEEQVLDIERARLTEDRGKIAITGTVVWKGRKIALDGDIERRASDKALSAFRLNVKDIPVVMGSPPQVAPVINGNRVNPAHFELDAYAQLTLSGFAADGDKPERLAADLTVDGIDMQLGKVDNVRGNVRLSLEHRVGSHKIEIKPSRLVLGGLQAQFNGAFGPEQEAESNTDGPSYRFEVLTTSATSMPPESSDPPLSFATRIAGRYMPAQQRIQFVNLDVQTEGGQLYGQGSMGFGDGSPEMIFMLRIPKMPVADAKHLWPIDVADGAREWVLKNLFGGTLQDSRIDISLAGGRFNGPGLPPPLTEEEINADFNVVDTRFDVVGELPAVRDADGTVSVRGAYTTIKLLKGTAYTPNNRKATVSNGTLVIPWGPQRPVMADLDLHVSGEAAAIAEIAGNKPIDVLKNVPFLPQDVTGDINAQVKVSFAVSKDPPPGTLKWNADIGFSELDIAKPVGGSKITDATGNIKVDQSAAIITADARLDNVPAKVSMTEPVDRSGPAKREQKIKLEIDDKTRNAVFPGLNAVFSGPMSVDLGMENGGKRHVSADLLKTQIDLPWLGWRKGAGIPAKATFDLVEHSDRGEFEISNLVFSGDAFGAKGNLSIAKGDFQSADFSEIRLNRSDNLSVKATKSGNSFRVNVRGSQFDARALIKQISDLEAKKSGGGRANSPRVVVSAQVDEVHGFNNETLRNVAVSYESAGSKVSGISVNAVTSSGQPFVATNNDQGDARSISLQSNDAGAVLRFFDFYDKMRGGKITVGLAAQGNGPLRGQIDARNFSIVNEPRLAKIVSSSPSSGGASLTQAVKRDIDVSRVDVERGFSLIEKGQGYLNLSKGVVRGPAVGTIFQGTLYDQQGNMSITGTFMPAYGVNRIFGEVPIFGALLGNGRDRGLLGITYKLVGNAKQPQVIVNPISLIAPGIFRSIFEFQ, encoded by the coding sequence ATGAAAAGGATCGAGCGCCTCGTGGCTGAAAGCGGCGAGGGTATCGTATCAGGTTCGGTGCGTTCTGCGCGATCGATTGTTTCGCGTTGTTCTCATGCCCTTCTATCGATCTGCATTCTGCTTGTTCTGCTGGGTGGCGTGGGGTTTGTCATCCTGCGTGGCGGGGTCAACAGCGATCTTCTGCGAGATGAAGCCCAGAAAAGCCTCTCCCATATTCTTGGTGAAGGAGCATCCGCTTCCATTGGCAGTGCTGCGCTTTCACGTGATCGCAACGGCCATGTCGCCATGGAAGCGCGCGATGTGTCGATTGTTGATCCGAAACAGGGGGTTGCGATCAATGGTATAAAGTCTGTTCGTCTGGGGCTTGCACCGCTGCCGCTTTTAACGGGAAAACTGCGCGTGGCGCAGCTTGAGGTGGAGGGGGTCGCCTTTGATTTGCCGGAAGCGCGCGGCGGCGGTTTCTGGAAATCCTTGCCTTATGATGAAAAGGGCTATGTCGATTTCGATGCCGCTTCCGGTGAGATATTTGCCGCCATGCGCCGCAGCCTGGAGCTTTTGAGCGCGCAGGACACGCGCGTTATCCGTATCGCCAACAGTTCGGTGTCCTTCAAGGTGGGCGAAGAAGAGCAGGTACTCGATATTGAACGCGCCCGCCTGACCGAAGATCGCGGAAAGATCGCCATCACCGGCACCGTCGTCTGGAAGGGCAGAAAGATTGCCCTCGACGGCGATATCGAACGCAGGGCGAGCGACAAGGCGCTTAGCGCATTTCGCCTGAATGTGAAGGATATTCCGGTTGTTATGGGCTCCCCGCCACAAGTCGCCCCCGTCATCAACGGCAATCGGGTGAACCCGGCTCATTTCGAGCTTGATGCTTATGCACAATTGACGCTTTCAGGATTTGCGGCGGATGGCGATAAGCCGGAACGGCTGGCCGCTGACCTGACGGTGGATGGCATCGACATGCAGTTGGGCAAGGTGGATAATGTTCGCGGCAATGTGCGCCTCAGCCTCGAACACCGGGTTGGGAGCCACAAGATCGAGATCAAACCGTCCCGCCTTGTGCTCGGCGGCTTGCAGGCGCAGTTCAACGGCGCCTTCGGCCCGGAACAGGAGGCAGAGAGCAATACAGATGGCCCCTCCTATCGCTTTGAGGTGCTTACCACTTCGGCGACCAGTATGCCCCCCGAATCCAGTGATCCGCCGCTCTCTTTTGCAACCCGCATCGCAGGCCGCTATATGCCCGCTCAGCAACGCATCCAGTTTGTCAATCTGGACGTACAGACGGAAGGCGGGCAGCTTTACGGTCAGGGCAGCATGGGTTTTGGTGATGGTTCGCCGGAAATGATCTTTATGCTGCGCATTCCCAAGATGCCGGTTGCCGATGCCAAGCATCTATGGCCGATCGACGTTGCAGATGGCGCGCGCGAATGGGTGTTGAAGAATCTTTTTGGCGGAACACTGCAAGATAGCCGCATCGATATTTCGCTGGCTGGCGGGCGCTTCAATGGTCCCGGCCTGCCGCCGCCTCTCACGGAAGAGGAGATCAATGCCGATTTCAATGTCGTGGACACGCGCTTCGATGTGGTTGGGGAACTGCCTGCCGTGCGCGATGCCGATGGCACGGTTTCCGTGCGGGGTGCCTATACCACGATCAAGCTTCTCAAGGGTACCGCCTATACCCCGAACAACCGGAAGGCGACCGTTTCCAACGGCACGCTCGTTATTCCATGGGGGCCGCAGCGGCCCGTTATGGCCGATCTTGATCTCCATGTGTCGGGCGAGGCTGCGGCCATCGCGGAAATCGCGGGAAACAAACCCATCGATGTGCTGAAAAATGTTCCCTTCCTGCCGCAAGATGTGACGGGGGATATCAATGCACAGGTGAAGGTGAGCTTTGCCGTGTCGAAGGATCCGCCGCCTGGCACACTGAAATGGAATGCGGATATCGGATTTTCGGAGCTTGATATTGCCAAGCCGGTTGGCGGCTCCAAAATTACGGATGCTACAGGCAATATCAAGGTAGACCAGTCTGCCGCTATCATTACAGCCGATGCCAGACTGGACAATGTTCCTGCGAAAGTCAGCATGACGGAGCCCGTGGACCGCTCCGGCCCGGCAAAGCGCGAGCAGAAGATAAAGCTGGAAATAGACGACAAGACCCGCAATGCGGTCTTTCCCGGCCTGAATGCCGTTTTCTCCGGGCCGATGTCGGTTGATCTGGGGATGGAGAATGGTGGCAAGCGCCATGTCTCGGCTGATCTTTTAAAAACGCAGATCGATCTGCCCTGGCTTGGATGGCGCAAAGGCGCAGGCATTCCCGCCAAGGCCACCTTTGATCTTGTCGAACATAGTGACAGAGGTGAATTTGAAATCAGCAATCTGGTATTTTCCGGCGATGCTTTCGGTGCGAAAGGCAATCTCTCCATCGCCAAGGGTGACTTTCAGTCGGCGGATTTCAGTGAAATTCGACTTAACCGCAGCGATAATCTCTCCGTAAAGGCGACAAAAAGCGGGAACAGCTTCCGGGTCAATGTGCGCGGCTCGCAATTCGATGCGCGGGCGCTCATCAAGCAGATTTCCGATCTTGAAGCAAAAAAGAGCGGAGGCGGTCGCGCCAACAGTCCGCGTGTCGTGGTAAGTGCGCAGGTTGATGAGGTTCACGGATTCAACAACGAAACGCTTCGCAATGTTGCTGTGTCTTATGAAAGCGCAGGCTCGAAAGTTTCCGGCATTTCCGTCAATGCCGTCACCTCGTCGGGGCAGCCCTTCGTGGCCACCAATAACGATCAGGGCGATGCGCGCTCCATATCGCTTCAGTCGAACGATGCGGGTGCGGTCCTGCGTTTCTTTGATTTTTATGACAAGATGCGGGGCGGCAAGATTACGGTGGGCCTGGCCGCTCAGGGAAACGGGCCGCTGCGCGGCCAGATCGATGCGCGCAACTTTTCCATCGTCAATGAACCGCGTCTGGCGAAAATCGTTTCCAGCTCGCCATCAAGCGGCGGCGCCAGCCTCACCCAGGCTGTCAAACGTGATATTGACGTGTCGCGGGTGGATGTGGAGCGCGGCTTTTCCCTGATTGAAAAGGGCCAAGGCTATCTCAATCTGTCGAAAGGTGTCGTTCGTGGTCCTGCGGTCGGAACGATATTTCAGGGCACGCTCTATGACCAGCAGGGCAATATGTCTATCACAGGCACATTCATGCCGGCTTATGGCGTGAACCGTATCTTTGGCGAAGTGCCGATTTTCGGCGCGCTTTTGGGCAATGGCCGTGATCGCGGCCTGCTTGGTATTACTTATAAGCTCGTGGGCAATGCGAAACAGCCACAGGTGATCGTCAACCCGATTTCGCTCATCGCGCCGGGCATTTTCCGTTCCATCTTCGAGTTCCAATAA
- a CDS encoding ferritin-like domain-containing protein, producing MTDKPTYEQTLRGNAIRAISACDLDEKVRLARETASRWFARALSVRSPLDPPLPERPGRPEKPELVPPRMLKKRSLNTEHGRIALMHALAHIELNAIDLALDIVARFAVKPIPRSFFDGWMKVADDEARHFTLLRNRLKSLGADYGDMPAHDGLWQSAHQTRNDLEARLAVVPLILEARGLDVTPSLLEKMIETGDHETAAILNIIYNDEKTHVAVGAKWFRFFCARNRIDPAARFRELVRANFRGELKPPFNELARAEAGLTPSFYRSLSPVSI from the coding sequence ATGACCGACAAGCCTACCTATGAACAGACATTGCGCGGCAACGCTATTCGCGCCATATCCGCCTGCGATCTGGACGAAAAGGTTCGCCTGGCGCGGGAAACGGCAAGCCGCTGGTTCGCCCGCGCACTTTCGGTTCGCAGCCCCCTCGATCCGCCCTTGCCCGAACGCCCCGGACGCCCCGAAAAGCCGGAACTCGTGCCGCCACGCATGTTGAAGAAGCGTTCGCTCAACACAGAACATGGCCGCATCGCGCTGATGCATGCACTTGCCCATATTGAACTGAACGCCATTGATCTTGCGCTCGATATCGTGGCCAGATTTGCCGTAAAGCCCATTCCACGCAGCTTCTTCGACGGCTGGATGAAAGTTGCCGATGACGAAGCCCGGCATTTCACACTGTTGCGCAACCGATTGAAATCATTGGGTGCCGACTATGGTGACATGCCTGCGCATGATGGCCTTTGGCAATCGGCGCATCAGACCCGAAACGATCTCGAAGCGCGGCTTGCAGTCGTGCCGCTCATTCTCGAAGCGCGTGGCCTTGATGTGACGCCTTCTCTTCTGGAAAAAATGATCGAAACCGGAGACCACGAAACAGCGGCGATTCTCAACATCATCTACAATGATGAAAAAACGCATGTGGCCGTGGGCGCAAAATGGTTCCGTTTCTTCTGCGCCCGCAATCGGATCGACCCCGCCGCCCGGTTCCGCGAACTCGTGCGGGCGAATTTTCGTGGTGAATTGAAACCACCCTTCAATGAACTGGCTCGCGCCGAAGCAGGCCTTACGCCCTCCTTCTATCGTTCCTTGTCGCCGGTTTCTATATAA
- a CDS encoding anhydro-N-acetylmuramic acid kinase: MPDLKRAIGLMSGTSMDGIDIALLATDGENWIERRASASMDYSDGFRARLKAGLVDARAIKDRAERPGLLRQLEHDLTLLHAVAVHDFLHEQGLQPHEIDVIGFHGQTVLHRSNESLTVQIGDGALLARETGIPVVYDMRAEDMRHGGQGAPLIPAYHAALAANLPLGLKGPVVFVNIGGISNLTYVGEDGALIAYDSGPGNMLIDQWMELHGHGRFDPGGATAMSGSVDRNTAHRYLEHEFFKGNHRRSLDRGDFAIPAKGELNLADGARTLAFVSAAAILKSASHLPARPRTYVVSGGGRKNGALMDELTALAERQGAHVIDADNAGFDGDAMEAEAWAYLAVRSLCGLPLTYPSTTGCDKPVSGGVPVRP, encoded by the coding sequence ATGCCCGATTTGAAACGCGCAATAGGACTGATGAGCGGCACCTCGATGGATGGGATCGACATTGCTCTTCTTGCTACCGACGGCGAAAACTGGATAGAGCGGCGCGCTTCTGCCTCGATGGATTATTCGGATGGTTTTCGCGCGCGGCTGAAAGCAGGGCTTGTCGATGCGCGCGCCATCAAAGACAGGGCCGAGCGTCCCGGCCTGCTGCGGCAGCTTGAGCATGACCTGACATTGCTCCATGCCGTTGCTGTTCATGATTTCCTTCACGAACAGGGCTTGCAGCCGCACGAGATCGACGTGATCGGTTTTCATGGCCAGACGGTGCTGCATCGCTCGAACGAGAGCCTGACTGTCCAGATCGGCGACGGCGCGCTGCTGGCTCGCGAAACGGGCATTCCTGTCGTTTATGACATGCGGGCGGAAGACATGCGCCATGGTGGTCAGGGTGCTCCCTTGATTCCCGCCTACCATGCCGCTTTGGCGGCCAATCTGCCGCTTGGCCTCAAAGGCCCGGTCGTCTTCGTCAATATCGGGGGCATCTCCAATCTCACCTATGTCGGCGAGGATGGCGCGCTGATCGCCTATGACAGCGGGCCGGGAAACATGCTCATCGATCAATGGATGGAACTGCATGGGCATGGCCGGTTTGATCCGGGCGGTGCAACTGCGATGAGCGGAAGTGTGGACCGAAACACCGCCCACCGATATCTCGAACATGAATTCTTCAAGGGAAACCACCGCCGTTCGCTCGATCGTGGCGATTTCGCCATTCCGGCCAAGGGTGAATTGAACCTTGCCGATGGCGCGCGCACACTTGCATTTGTAAGTGCGGCGGCAATCCTCAAATCCGCTTCGCATCTGCCTGCCCGTCCGCGCACCTATGTGGTGAGCGGTGGAGGGCGCAAGAATGGTGCGCTCATGGACGAGCTGACCGCGCTTGCCGAGCGCCAGGGCGCGCATGTGATCGATGCGGATAATGCCGGTTTCGATGGGGACGCCATGGAGGCAGAGGCCTGGGCCTATCTTGCAGTGCGTTCGCTTTGCGGCCTGCCGCTCACCTATCCCTCCACGACGGGCTGCGACAAGCCCGTTTCCGGCGGCGTTCCTGTTAGGCCCTAA
- the tyrS gene encoding tyrosine--tRNA ligase: protein MSGFKSDFLRTLSERGFIHQISDESGLDELLAKETVTAYIGFDPTAPSLHAGGLIQIMMLYWLQQTGHKPVALMGGGTGMVGDPSFKDEARKLMTEDTIAENMASIKRVFANYLTFGDGANDALMVNNGEWLRNINYLEFLRDVGRHFSVNRMLSFDSVKLRLDREQSLSFLEFNYMILQAYDFVELNKRYGLRLQMGGSDQWGNIVNGIDLGHRMGTPQLYALTSPLLTTASGQKMGKSLGGAIWLNADMLSAYDFWQYWRNTEDADVERFLKLYTTLPLDEIARLAELGGAEINEAKKILATEVTAMLHGRDAAEEAAETARKTFEDGELSENLPTVGVHKATLNDGIGVLALMVLAELCTTNGEARRHVEGGAVRINDEPVSDPRMVVNAAALNDQGLIKLSLGKKRHVLIRPA from the coding sequence ATGTCCGGTTTCAAATCCGATTTTCTTCGCACGCTTTCCGAACGTGGCTTCATCCATCAGATTTCCGATGAAAGCGGCCTCGACGAATTGTTGGCCAAGGAGACCGTGACGGCCTATATCGGCTTTGATCCCACGGCGCCCAGCCTCCATGCCGGCGGCCTGATCCAGATCATGATGCTCTATTGGCTCCAGCAGACCGGCCACAAGCCGGTGGCGCTGATGGGCGGCGGCACGGGCATGGTGGGCGATCCGTCCTTCAAGGACGAAGCGCGCAAACTCATGACCGAGGATACGATTGCCGAAAACATGGCGAGCATCAAGCGCGTCTTCGCCAATTACCTCACCTTTGGTGACGGAGCGAACGATGCGCTGATGGTCAACAATGGCGAGTGGCTGCGCAATATCAATTACCTGGAATTCCTGCGCGATGTGGGGCGGCATTTTTCGGTCAACCGGATGCTCTCCTTCGATTCGGTGAAGTTGCGCCTCGACCGTGAGCAGTCGCTTTCCTTCCTCGAATTCAACTACATGATCCTTCAGGCCTACGACTTCGTGGAACTGAACAAGCGTTACGGCCTGCGCCTGCAAATGGGCGGCTCGGACCAATGGGGCAATATTGTCAATGGTATTGACCTCGGCCACCGGATGGGCACACCGCAGCTTTACGCCCTCACCTCGCCGCTCCTGACCACTGCGTCCGGCCAGAAAATGGGCAAGTCGCTTGGCGGCGCCATCTGGCTCAATGCAGATATGCTCAGTGCCTATGACTTCTGGCAATATTGGCGCAATACGGAAGACGCGGACGTGGAACGCTTCCTCAAGCTCTACACGACGCTGCCGCTGGACGAGATCGCAAGGCTCGCAGAACTCGGCGGCGCGGAAATCAACGAAGCCAAGAAGATACTGGCGACCGAAGTGACCGCCATGCTGCATGGGCGCGATGCCGCCGAAGAAGCAGCCGAAACCGCACGCAAGACCTTTGAAGACGGCGAACTTTCGGAAAACCTGCCCACAGTCGGCGTGCACAAGGCGACGCTTAATGACGGGATCGGTGTTCTGGCGCTGATGGTTCTGGCCGAACTTTGCACCACCAACGGCGAAGCACGCCGCCATGTGGAAGGCGGGGCGGTGCGCATCAACGATGAGCCGGTCAGCGATCCGCGCATGGTTGTCAATGCTGCAGCACTAAACGATCAGGGCCTCATCAAGCTGTCGCTCGGCAAGAAACGCCATGTTCTGATCCGCCCCGCATAA